CGCGGCCGTTTACGTAGTCGAGCGTGAACTTGATGATATCGAGGTGCTGCTTGTGGGTGACGGTTGCACTCTGACCCGTAGTACCAACGGGGAGAATACCAGAAACACCAGAGGCAATAAGGTCGTCAATCATCATTTCCATCTTCTTGTAGTCGATGGAGTTGCGAAGGTTCTTGGGATCGTCGTTCTTGAGCGGGGTGAACAACGCGGGGAAAACACCAGTAAGTTGAGAAGCTTTAGTAATCTGCATAGTGGCCAAAATATAGCATTAGACGAGAGGCGAGAGACGAATGACGGAAGAAAAAGGAGTTGTCGAGGCGACAAATTGGCTGAAATAATCAAGTCGTTAAGCTTTACATACAAATTATATTTTGAAACGGAATGTAGTACTTGCTTGTTTGAATGTGGTTGCACAATAAATGTAAAATGTTGAAGCACAATAGAATGCGAACTTAGCTCAAGGTTGCTTGGACGGTCCTAATAACGTTTTAATGTGCTACAAATAAGCAGAAAAGCTCCTGCGAAAACACTTTTTTTTCTAAATTTTCCCCGTAAAATTTCAAATACAGGAACCCTTATGGAAAACATTACGCAGATTTGGAAAAAGATTCAGTCCCCCGAATTCAACCCGGCTACCGATATGAACCTGGTTGAAACTGTCAAGCAGGTCGCCCTGACTTCTCAAGAGCCCGCCAAGGTGAGCTTTGGTACGTCTGGCTGGCGCGGCGAAATCGGTTCTGAATTTACGCTCCGCAACTTGCAGGTGGTGGGTGCCGCTATCGTGCGCCTCTATAAGGAAGCTACTCCGGAACTTTTCGAAGCTCTCGGCGTGAAGGACTTTGCCGAACTCCAGAAGCGCGGCGTGGTCGTGGGTCACGACAACCGCTTGCTCGGTCACGAATTCTGCGAAGCTGTGGCTGACCAGTTCGCCAAGGCCGGCGTGAAGGTCTACTACGGTGGCGAAATGCCGACTCCGGAATTCAGCGCCTGCATCGAAATGCTCGGTGCCGCCTGCTCTATCAACATGACTCCGAGCCACAACCCGAGCCACTACAACGGTATCAAGTTCAATCCGGCCGACGGCGGTCCTGCAGGTCCGGAAATCACGAACGTCATCACCAAGCTCAGCAACGAAATGATGGCCACCTGGAAGTTTGAACCGGTGGGCAAGGTTGACTGGGAATTGATCGACTCCCTCAAGATTTACAAGGAATTCCTCGTGAAGCAGGGAACCATCAAGTTCGACCGCATCAAGGAATTCATCAAGAAGGGCCGCCTGACCCTCGTGTGCGACCACGTGCACGGTTCTACCCGTCGCCGTCCGGCTGCGCTGCTCGACAATCCGGAATGCCTCATCACGCTCCGTAACGAAGACGACTCCCTGTTCGGTGGCATCGCTCCGGAACCGTCCAGCAAGAACCTCGAAAAGGTCCGCAAGGTCCTCGACGAAAGCAAGTCCTGGTTCCGCCTGGGCGCAATCTTTGACCCGGATGGTGACCGTATCCGTTTCTACGACGGCACTCGCGAAATCGATATGAACCAGTTCGGTGCTATCGCTTTCCACTACATGGCTACCTGGCGCAAGGAACAGGGCTGCGTGGCTAAGTCCGTTGCTACTTCTAACTTTGTGAACATCATTGCCGAAAAGCTCGGCGTGCCTGTGATGGAAACTCCGGTGGGCTTCAAGAACTTCCGCCCCTGGCTCTCCCGCAACGCCAAGCAGAAGGCTCTCGTGGCTTTCGAAGAATCCGATGGTATCTCCGGCCTGAACAACACGCTGGAAAAGGATGCCCAGTTCGGTCTCCTCATCGCTCTTGAAATCATGGCTGTCACCGGCAAGAACCTCGGTGAATACCTGGATGCCCTGTACGAAGAATACGGCCGCTTCTACCCGACCCGTTCTGGTTTCGAAGTGGACAAGTCCCTCGTTGGTGCTCCGCTCAAGGCCAAGGTTGACGCTATCGCCACGATTGCCCAGCCGGGTGCTAAGGTCATGGTCGGTAACAACGAAAAGACCGTGAAGCAGCTCCTCACGCTCGACGGCGTGAAGGTGATCTTCGACGATGACTCCTGGATGCTGGTGCGTCCGTCCGGTACCGAACCGAAGGTTCGTATCTATACGGAATGCCGCAACCCGGATGAAAAGGACCCGATGTTCGAGGCTGCCAAGGCTCTGTTCTTTAAGAATTAATAAGCTTTTCAAAGGGAGGATCCTATGAAAAAACTTATAGTGTTGCTTTGTTTGGTTTTTGTCGCGGTTTGTTCGGCGCAAACGCTGAAGCCTGAGTTCCAGGCTTTTTCGGGTGCCCTGCTCAAGCTGAAAAAGGCCGATAAGGGCTATCATAAGTTCCGCTTGACGGTGGATGTCGCTCCGTGGGCTTTCCAGGCTGACGGTGAAGTGCAGGCCCCGGGCGGTGACGGTGATGCTTTGATTACTGGCCTTTTCGATGGCGATGTCTATGCTGTGCTTGCCTATGTTCCTTCGACGGCCGTTGGCTCTGACAACAAGGAATACCAGGTGGGTTTCTTCGACATGATGCTTTACTTCGAAGACGAACCGACCAAGATCCGTAACTTGCGTTTCAAGCTGTTGCCGCCGGCAAACGACGAATGGGCCATGGGTATTCTGAAGGATGCCTTGGAATCCGGTTCCCTGGTGGGTAACGTCTGGGGCGGTAAGTACGACAAGGACATTACTAAGGCTTCTGCCGATCCGATGGACAAGGCGAAACTCCGTGCTATGCAGAAGAAGAGTGCCAATCATTCGGATGACGAATCGACGATTACGACTCGCAAGCGCCGCGTAGAGGCTGACGAAGAAGTCGCCCCGAAAAAGAAGAAGGCCAAGCCGGTTGAAGACGATGCTGCGATGAACAAGCGCAAGCGTCGCGTCGAAGCTGAACCCGAGGCTGCTCCGGTCGCTAAGAAGAAAAAGAAAAAAAGGGCTGGTGATGAATGCGATGACCCGAGTCTTTCGGTCAAGGAAAAGCGTCGCTGCCAGCTGAAGCACAAGTAATTTTAAACTAATCCAACTAGAGGTAATCTATGTCAGGTCACTCCAAATGGGCCACCACCAAACGTAAGAAAGCCAAGACTGACGTTGCTCGCGCCAAGGCTTGGAACAAGCTGATCAAGGAAATCTCCATTGCTGCTAAGCTCGGCGGCGGAAACCCCGACGCAAACCCCCGTCTGCGTGCGGCAATCCTCAAGTCCAAGAGCCAGAGCTTGCCGACTAAGAATATCGAAAGCGCTATCGCCAAGGGTACGGGAGCCAACTCCGGTACCGAAATGACGGAACCGCTGTACGAAGGCCGCGGCCCGGCCGGCATTGCCATCATGGTGCAGTGCCTGACCGACAACAAGGTCCGTACCGTTGCTGAAATCCGCAACATCTTCAACAAGAACAACGGTGCCATGGGCGAATCCGGTTCCGTTTCTTGGGCATTCACCTACAAGGGTGTGATTATCGTTGATGCTGAAAAGTATCCGGAAGACCAGGTCATGGACCTCGTTCTCGAAGCCGGTGCCGAAGACATGTCCACCGAAGACGGCGTGCATGAAATCTCCACCTCTCCGGAAGCCTTTGACGCTGTTTCCAAGGCTCTCGAAGCTGCCGGTATCGAAATGATGAGCGCTGAAATCACCTACGTCGCTAACGACCCGGTGAAGCTCGGTCACGACGACGCCCAGAAGCTCCTGAAGCTCATCGATAAGTTCGAAGATCACGACGACGTCCAGGACGTTTATCACAACGCCGAAATCGACGAAGCCGATATGGACGCTGAATAAGGTCTCAATCTTCTTATTTAAAGATATCATTGTTCTCCCGCTTAAACGCGGGAGACTTTTTTTTGCTAAATTTGGCGCCTATGAATCCGAATGGCGCCATTATTGTTCAGAGTAATATGGAAATCATGGTGGAGGTTGACGCCCCTACCTACGAAGCAGCTCGCGATGCGATTGCACCCTTTACCGAGCTTGTGAAAAGTCCCGAACACTTGCACACTTACAAGATTAGCCCCTTGAGCCTGTGGAACGCCGCAGCAACCGGGCTCCGTGCAAAAGAAGTGCTTGAACGTCTCGAAAGCCAGAGCCGCTTCCCGATCCCGGAAACGGTGGTGACCGAAATTGAAGATTACATGGCGCGTTACGGCCTCCTTCGCCTCAAGAAGGACGGCGACCGCCTGATTGTAGAATCCGATGACAAGTACATGTTCACCGAAATCTGCAACCTCAAGGAAGTGCAGCCGTATGTGCTCCACTTTATCGATGACTTGCACGCCGAAGTGGATCCGGAGCGCCGCGGTCACCTGAAGATGGCTCTGACCAACGCCGGCTTCCCGGTCGAGGACTTGGCCGGTTATACCGTGGGCGATCCGCTGCCCATTCATTTGCGCGAAACCACGGTTAGCGGAAAGCCTTTTGCGCTCCGCGACTACCAGAAGGAAGCCGCCCAGGTGTTTTACGCCAGCGGATCCGAGAAGGGCGGTTCGGGCGTGATTGTGCTGCCTTGCGGTTCGGGTAAGACGGTGATCGGTCTTGCCACCATGGCCTTGGTACAGACAAAGACTTTGATTTTGACGCCGAACATTTCGGCTAGCCGCCAGTGGATTCGCGAAATTTGCGACAAGACGGATTTGACAATTGACCAGGTGAAGGAATACTCTGGCGAAGTCAAGGAAATCGGCCCGGTGACGGTTGCTACCTACCAGATTTTGACCCAGCGTAAGCGTGCCAAGAAGGCTGAAAACGAAAAGCCCGAAACCGAGCTGGATGACTTTACCGACGAAGAAGTCAAGAAGGAATTGGCCAACTTCCCGCTGTTTAGTCAGGAGAAGTGGGGTCTGATGATTTACGACGAAGTGCACTTGCTGCCGGCTCCGGTGTTCCGCCTGAGTACCGAAATGCAGGCCACTCGCCGCTTGGGCCTTACGGCTACGCTCGTGCGTGAAGACCACAAGGAAACTGAAGTGTTCAGCTTGATTGGTCCGAAAAAGTACGACATTCCGTGGCGTATTCTCGAGGCCCAGGGCTGGATTGCAACCGCCGACTGTAACGAAATCCGCATCCCGATGGAAGCGGAACTCAAGATGAAGTATGCGCTGGCTCCGGTGCGTGAAAAGATTACGCTCGCTTCTACGAACCCTGAAAAGACGGATATCGTGGAACGCCTGCTCAAGTACTTTGACAAGCCCGATGACCGTGTGCTGATCATTGGCCAGTACATCGACCAGCTGGAAGCACTCTCCGAAGATTTGCAGATTCCGCTGATTACGGGTAAGACTCCGAATAAGGACCGCGAAAAACTTTATGCCGCTTTCCGTAACGGAACGCAGAAGAACCTGATGGTTTCTAAGGTGGGTAACTTCGCGATTGACTTGCCGGATGCTAACGTGCTGATTCAGATTTCGGGTACCTTCGGAAGCCGACAGGAAGAAGCTCAGCGCCTCGGTCGCGTGCTTCGCCCCAAGAGCGACGGTGGCGCGGCCCACTTCTACAGCATCGTGACGCAGGATTCCAAGGAACAGGAATTTGCCATGAATCGCCAGCTGTTCCTTACGGAACAAGGCTACGCGTACAAGATTATCAAACGCGGCGACTGGGACATCCTCGCAAGAACGCCCGAAGAATTAGCTGCTAGAAAATAAATGAAAAAAATCCCGCTCGTCGAGCGGGATTTCTTTTCCCAAATATCAGGGGACTTCGGGAATATCGGTTAGACGTTCTTGTTGTTGGCTTCAGGAATATTAAAGCCCAGTTCGTCACAGTATTCGCTGTCGCATTCAGCTTCGCCGCTTCCGCTCAGTAGGACTGTCTCGTGATTGTAGCGGATGATTTCCATTTTCGGTGCAAAATATTCTTTCTTCTTCATTATCCTATTCCCAAAATTAGTGGTTGGCTCGTGCGTTGTTGATGAACACGCTGTTGTTCGTGGGTTTGTTCTGGAACTTACGACCTTTCAGATCGTACCAGTGATTCAACTTCTTGATTTCGCCGGTTGCAGTGTTCCACTTCGCGAGACTGGTTGTGCCGTCGTCTTCGATGAGGTGGACATCAATCGTTTTCGGAAGAGCGAAAACCTGCCCGTTGTCTTGTGCCGATTCAGCAGTCTTGGCGAGAGCCTTGTTCTTTTGGGATAGAGGTTCTTTGCCGATGTACTTGAGATAGGCGCGCAGAGGCGGAATGTAGGCATTGGAACCGACTTGGACAAACTGCCCTGGAGTGACTTTTCCCTTTTCCTTGGCGGCGTAGCCGTAAACCATGCCCAATTCGGCATTGTCCTTTTCCCAACGGATAAAGGAGTAGGTTCCTTCAAGGGACCAGTCATTGTTCTGAGTTTTGTTGTTGTAAAGCCAAACATAGGTGACTGCATGTTCTGTAGAACGCAATTCGCGTCCCGTAAACTCGATGTCCTTGATGTCTTGGCATTCATTTCTGTCTGTGTCGGTAATCATCAGCATGGGCTTGTTGCCATCACCTTCGCCCTTCAGGTGCGAAGCAGTGACGCTCCAGTTGCCTTCGGCATCAGTAGAAAATTCGACAGGTTCATAGAGCTTGACACAATCGTTCTGGATTTTGAAATTAGCCGGAAGAACGATAGTGGAATTGGCGGCGAGAGCCGTGTTACGTGCCACAATCAGCTTGAATTCGCTTGTTTTGCTATTTACGCACTGAGCGGCTTCGTTACTGATTTCGACTTTGGCGTTGTCATCGGCGAACGATTCCAAACGGAGCGTGTTTGTTGCTTCGTAATAGGCGCCACCAGGGAATTCGCAGTCGGGCTTAGGCTCGTCTGCCCAAGCGATGGATGAAAATGCTGCAAAGGTAACGACTGCAGCAGTCGTCTTAAAAAGAATCTTTGTCTTCATGATTAACCCTATGTTAATTTGCTTAAAGCGAGGCGAAATTGAGAAAAATAATTGGGTTTTGGCAATGAAAAATTACGTTGTATGAAAAAAGTAAAGAACGCGTAATTAAAATGCAAAAAAGCCCTGGTTCCTTGTGAACCAGGGCTTTAGAGCCACCCAGCAGATTTGAACTGCCGACCTGCTGATTACGAATCAGCTGCTCTACCAGCTGAGCTAGAGTGGCATAGTAGGCGCAAAATTAGCAAAAGGGGGGTGTTTTGTCAAGGTGTGCTGACAATACATTAAAAATTTTCTATGATTGGAACACAAAATTTTAAACATGGACCAAAAAAATGGCTAACGAATCGAATACCAACAATTCTGAAATTAAGGAATTTTTTGTTACTCACGGCTCTAAGGTTGTAGCTGCTCTCGTAGTAGTTATGGTTATTGTGGTGGGTGTGGTGCAGTTCCGTGACTATCGCAAGGCTGCTGCTGCCGAACAGGCTGAACTCCTCGGTCCGGGTATGACGCTCCTTTATGCAGATCAGAAGGACTCTGCCTTCGTGGAATTCGAATCCAAGATCAACTCCGGCAAGCTTAGCGGTGTGGCTTTGGCTAAGGCTGCTCTCTATGCCGGTAACATCAAGTACCAGGCTGGCGACTTCGATGCCGCTGCAGTGTTCTTCCAGAAGAGCCTCGACAACGCTGGCTCTGTGGCTCTGGTCCGTTCGGCTGCCATGCATGGTCTTGCCTCTGTGAAGATCGAAAAGGCTGACTACTCTGCCGCTGCCGGTCTCCTCGAAAAGTACATCGCTGAATTTGCCAAGCGTACGGGCGACAAGGAAGACCGTTACCAGAAGGACGAACCGGTGGACGAGGTCCCGATGGTGGCTGACGCCATGTGGAAGCTCACGCTCGTTTACGAACAGCTCGGTGCTGCCGACAAGGCCAAGAAGACTGCTGAACGCATTCTCGAAGTCTACGGCGACAATCCGGCTTACGCTGACAAGGCCAAGAAGTTCTTGAACATCTAATCAGTTCAGCTTTGAATTTTAAGAAAGGCAGTCGTTTGACTGCCTTTTTCTATTTCAGGATTTATGCCATGGCAAGTTTCCACGCGACAATGTAGAACGCGTAGTAAAGCAACAAGCCGATTCCG
Above is a window of Fibrobacter sp. UWT2 DNA encoding:
- a CDS encoding tol-pal system YbgF family protein, producing the protein MANESNTNNSEIKEFFVTHGSKVVAALVVVMVIVVGVVQFRDYRKAAAAEQAELLGPGMTLLYADQKDSAFVEFESKINSGKLSGVALAKAALYAGNIKYQAGDFDAAAVFFQKSLDNAGSVALVRSAAMHGLASVKIEKADYSAAAGLLEKYIAEFAKRTGDKEDRYQKDEPVDEVPMVADAMWKLTLVYEQLGAADKAKKTAERILEVYGDNPAYADKAKKFLNI
- a CDS encoding YebC/PmpR family DNA-binding transcriptional regulator — encoded protein: MSGHSKWATTKRKKAKTDVARAKAWNKLIKEISIAAKLGGGNPDANPRLRAAILKSKSQSLPTKNIESAIAKGTGANSGTEMTEPLYEGRGPAGIAIMVQCLTDNKVRTVAEIRNIFNKNNGAMGESGSVSWAFTYKGVIIVDAEKYPEDQVMDLVLEAGAEDMSTEDGVHEISTSPEAFDAVSKALEAAGIEMMSAEITYVANDPVKLGHDDAQKLLKLIDKFEDHDDVQDVYHNAEIDEADMDAE
- a CDS encoding phosphomannomutase → MENITQIWKKIQSPEFNPATDMNLVETVKQVALTSQEPAKVSFGTSGWRGEIGSEFTLRNLQVVGAAIVRLYKEATPELFEALGVKDFAELQKRGVVVGHDNRLLGHEFCEAVADQFAKAGVKVYYGGEMPTPEFSACIEMLGAACSINMTPSHNPSHYNGIKFNPADGGPAGPEITNVITKLSNEMMATWKFEPVGKVDWELIDSLKIYKEFLVKQGTIKFDRIKEFIKKGRLTLVCDHVHGSTRRRPAALLDNPECLITLRNEDDSLFGGIAPEPSSKNLEKVRKVLDESKSWFRLGAIFDPDGDRIRFYDGTREIDMNQFGAIAFHYMATWRKEQGCVAKSVATSNFVNIIAEKLGVPVMETPVGFKNFRPWLSRNAKQKALVAFEESDGISGLNNTLEKDAQFGLLIALEIMAVTGKNLGEYLDALYEEYGRFYPTRSGFEVDKSLVGAPLKAKVDAIATIAQPGAKVMVGNNEKTVKQLLTLDGVKVIFDDDSWMLVRPSGTEPKVRIYTECRNPDEKDPMFEAAKALFFKN
- a CDS encoding DNA repair helicase XPB, whose protein sequence is MNPNGAIIVQSNMEIMVEVDAPTYEAARDAIAPFTELVKSPEHLHTYKISPLSLWNAAATGLRAKEVLERLESQSRFPIPETVVTEIEDYMARYGLLRLKKDGDRLIVESDDKYMFTEICNLKEVQPYVLHFIDDLHAEVDPERRGHLKMALTNAGFPVEDLAGYTVGDPLPIHLRETTVSGKPFALRDYQKEAAQVFYASGSEKGGSGVIVLPCGSGKTVIGLATMALVQTKTLILTPNISASRQWIREICDKTDLTIDQVKEYSGEVKEIGPVTVATYQILTQRKRAKKAENEKPETELDDFTDEEVKKELANFPLFSQEKWGLMIYDEVHLLPAPVFRLSTEMQATRRLGLTATLVREDHKETEVFSLIGPKKYDIPWRILEAQGWIATADCNEIRIPMEAELKMKYALAPVREKITLASTNPEKTDIVERLLKYFDKPDDRVLIIGQYIDQLEALSEDLQIPLITGKTPNKDREKLYAAFRNGTQKNLMVSKVGNFAIDLPDANVLIQISGTFGSRQEEAQRLGRVLRPKSDGGAAHFYSIVTQDSKEQEFAMNRQLFLTEQGYAYKIIKRGDWDILARTPEELAARK